The sequence ATGAAAAGTCATGGAAGATTGTAATGACATTACTACCCACGTAGAAGGTAGTTGCACAAGGTCATTCTCATGACCTTGTGCGATGTTCCCTGAAAGTTCTCTAAAGTTGACGAAAATTCcaaacctttacagaacattaggGACGTTCCTAAAACGTCTTCTTTTGGtagtgaaagtgctgcagttcaaagTTCCTTATATGGCTTTAGGAGgacgttccattttggttattctatggtcacataagaacgttacaaagaggacatttgggacattaacagaatGTTCCCACACGGTCCATATTAGTCCTTTAATAACGTTTCCGATATGACATTAGGGGGACATTctcttttggttattttatggtcatgcGAGAacattacaaagaggacatttgagaaagttaacagaacgtcctatagtaatagtcccctaaacattcccagaatgtcctgaatgttccctgaaggttcaccaaataacgtcccccaacccttaaaacaactccacatcgtgaccatctctgaacgttctgggaacgttaccaGGTGACAggttagatgttgatgttttatagaaaataataaagtttgaagatgggctcttgattcttgacATATAACATTAGATTTTCTCTAGCTGTTTTAACTGTGTTCCAAAACATGCTtgttatagcaaaaaaaaaaaaaaaagaaaaaagagaaactCTGATCAGATGAATTTGGTTGTTAAATGATGGTTATTCAATCATCATAGAGTGTCCTGATTCACTGATTTTCTCCAGAGATTAAACTCTGAGTGTGTTAActgtattgtttgttttttattaattttttttaatttatgataGAGTTTTGTCttttagactcacacagacattatgaatcagcgtatgatcctcaacaatggtgacaataaacaaaaaaattttttgtgactttagtagcttgtaTTGTGATGTTTAGAgttaatctgtttatctgaaaactttgtcaccattgttgaggttcatacgcagaatcttgatgtctgtgtgagtctacaTCAGAGGGGGGCAAACTACGGCCCGCGGGCCATATACGGCCCGCCAAACACTTTCGTCCGGCCCGCGAgggagtttttaaaatattacacttgAGTAACGGTTTTAGTTCAGAATTTCTAATTTGATGCAATACAAGTGAAAGCCAATAGATGGCAGTATAGCACGCAGTACAGTTAGAGTTAGGGCCTAGCTACTGTAGAATTAGAATGCACTCGGTAATAACTCGGACgttaatgaatgaaaatgagtgtggcgaaaaaaagaaaagtggaCTCCGAATGTCGGGTGTTCAAGGAAGAATGGACAGCAAAATACTTCTTCACCAGTATCGGACAGAAGGCGGTATGTCTAATATGCCAAGAAAGTATTGCAGTTTTTAAAGACTACAACATCAGTCGTCATTTTTCAAGCAAGCATTCGAATTATGCAGCCAACCTGTCATCTGCAGAAAAGGCGAACAAAGCTTTAAAACTCGCCACAAACTTAAAAGCCCAgcaaaatacatttacaaaacagTGCTCCATTCAAGAATCTGTAACGAAAGCTAGTTATGTACTGGCACACAAAATTGCAAAGCACAGCAAGCCTTTTTCGGATGGGGAATTTGTGAAAGACTGTATGGTGGAGACTGCTGACATACTTTGTCCTGGTTCTAAAAGTCAGTTTGAGAAAATTAGCTTATCGCGGAGAACAATTACCAGGCGCATAGAAGTGATTTCCGAGGAGCTGCTCTCGGAACTAAATATAAAAGCAGACAGCTTCAGTCTTTTTTCTGTCGCACTTGATGAAAGTACTGACATCAGAGACACTgctcaacttttgatttttgtcaGAGGAATAAACGAAAATTTCGAAATAACAGAGGAACTCCTCGGGATGGAATCAATGATGGGAACGACCAGGGGCGTTGATTTGTATGACAGTGTGTCCGTctgcttggaaaaaaataacCTGCCGTGGACAAAGCTGACAAGCGTCACAACAGATGGATCGCCAAATCTAACGGGCAAAAACACTGGACTGCTAAAAAGGTTACAAGACAAAGTAAAAGACGAAAGCCCGAACTCGGAAGAATTAATATTTCTTCACTGTATTATACATCAGGAAGCCTTGTGTAAAAGTGTGTTGAAGCTAGAAAAAGTTGTCAAAGTGGTTGTGAAGCTTGTCAACTTTATACGGGCAAGAGCGCTTAACCATCGGCAGTTTATTCAGCTCCTTAACGAAACGGAGGCAGAGCACCATGACCTCTTGTACCATTCAAATGTGCGCTGGCTAAGTCTCGGCAGTGTGTTTCACCGTGTCTGGGAACTTAAAGGAGAGATAGCAACGTTCCTCGATGCGGTTGGTAAAACTGGCGACTTCCCCGAATTACAAGACACAGACTGGCTGGCTGACCTCGCGTTCGGTGTGGACACACTGAGGCATCTGAACGATCTCAATTTGAGACTTCAGGGAAAGGACGTTTTTGTGCACGAACTGTACAGCAACGTAAAAGCGTTCAAGGCCAAACTTGTATTGTTCTCCAGACAGATATCCAGCCGAGATTTTGCTCATTTTCCTACACTGGCCGGACTAAGCACACCAGTAACACAGTCTCGCATTGAGAGGTACAGCAGCACTTTGATCGACCTGCATGCAGAATTTTCCCGACGCTTCGCAGACTTTGCAAAAATTGAGACTGAACTTGAACTTGTTTCATGCCCCCTATCTTTTGACAGTGAAAAAGCACCACCAGACACACAACTGGAACTCATCGACATCCAGTGTGACAGTACTTTGAAGGAGAAGTTTCAGACATCACCAGTTAACCAGTTTTATGCCTCACTGGATGAAAAAAAATTCCCAAACATAAAAAAGCTTGCACAAAGAATGCTTGTTTTATTTGGATCCACATATGTGTGTGAACAAACCTACTCAGTCATGAACTACAACAAATCCCAGCGCAGATCAAATTTAACAAATAGCCACCTGTCAGCTATCCTGAGGATCTCAACATCAAAGATCACTCCAGACTTTGACACCCTTGCAAGTAGTGGGGACCAGGCTCATTGTTCACATTAACACTTTCATTACCATGACTTGGAAAGACAAAGACTAAGGTTCTCGCTGAGTTTTAATCAGACATagttttatgattattaatatgCACATAACAGTCACTTGAGTAAATCAGTAAATTAAATAAGAATTGTTGTTTAATGTGACAAATGTTTCTATCAGATAATATATGTTCCATGCATACCTCCAGTGTAAATAAAAGTTCTTTTATCAAGGATTTAGTATGCGGCCCTTCACTTGGTTTGCATAACTTGATGTGGCCCTCTGGTCTAAAAAGTTTGCCCACCTCTGGTCTACATGATGCTGTCTAAATAATTTCTATATAATGACTTAAAAgctttcaaaatatcaaaacagTATTATAATATTCAGAGATCAGTGAATAAGACCACTATTTGATGATGTTGTCATCAAAAAGCAATCAAAATAATCTGATCAAATTGTAACAgatgtgctttagaaacacacaGTTCCAACAATtgagaaaaaataaagttaaaaaatcaagggtcaggagcccaactaaagcaagcgcTTATTTCCGTAAtggtgacatttataaattttaataaaacatcaacaccttATTAAgaagttttgaatgaaagacATAAAATAGAgcggtttgtaataagtgaagatgcagagatctagagagatctgttagtgtttaatgttgtttctgttatctgagttttgtgaggttatcattgtgctggagagtagagcctgtgcttcagtcagtgatgatccacaaacactgatgttctgctgcatgttgctttatttaaaagctgcagtaactgtgtatttgctgatgcagtgatacagcagttacattaACTCATGCATGTGCTGTTGTCAGCTAATTACTTACTGCAAgagatttgcattttaaagaaaaggtttaATAATATTCAATCAGGAAATTCCtgtaaagaacttttttttttgtaagacatttaagaaaaattagtttttgtttgaacagccacttttgttagtcaatttagctctaattttcaattcagttttttgacaagggcagcagggacgttctgagaacatttccaaataaaatatggttccctaaatgttcagaaaatgtcttgaatgttctgtcaaggtccaccaaataacatcccccaaaccttaaaagaactccacatcgtgactgTCTCTAAACgtactgggaacgttactaggcaacatccttaacaccagtggggatgTTCTGAGAAtattctgggaacgtaaaatttctagctgggtaaatgatgacaatctctttaatgattatttttaaggTTTTGCGATGTAAGCATCATTGCaacatatattaatacattaatacacTACAATATTATAGGCCAAGCTTAAAATGCAACACTCAGTTTTGTAACAGGTGGTTCTTGTTTCATCtctattcaccaaagatcctgaAAAAGATTGAAGAATCCTGAGCTAATAGCATAGCATGGATACCCATATGAACATAACCTAATGATTTTGCCAATAAACAACAATACTTTGTTTATCCATTGAGGAGtccatttagcagatgctttcaTTTCAAGTATTCTATAGCATCTAAAGGTTGCAGCATCTAATCTCCTCcattgaggagattcccccttcaatatgtaaagcgctttgaatacccagaaaagcgctatataaatgtaagacattattattattattattattattattattatctagaCCGTTGCTCTCGGATCAGATGATCTTGGTAGACTGGTACAAATGAAATGTTGTTTGATTGACACCCCTGTATTATGTTATTGACATCCCTGtaacaataaaaatgtctttcatTCTCAGGAGGAAGAAGCGTGCAGTAAGAATGATGGCCACCGTGGTGCTGCTCTTTGCTGCCTGCTGGGCACCTTTCCATCTGGTCTCCCTCCTGCTTGACTATGGTAACACAAAATTTATTGTGCCCTTCCCTACTGCTTACTGTTGTCAatctcccttttttttttttttttttttttttgcccctcACAGGTAATGAAAACGTTTGTCCTGAGAGAGATTAGTAAACATTCTCACTTCAGATTCTGTCCTTTTCCCCTCTCCTTCTCCTCTTCCTCAATACATCAGAGGTCAACACATCATTCCTGTGAGCCATCAGCATGAAatctttctatttttttttttttttttttttatccatctTCTCATACTTATCACTATGGCAACTATTGTGAGTTTGGTGTAGTATAGACTCTATACACAGATTGCTATCTTTACACTTACAGACATCTGGCAAAAACAGCTTTATATtcattaacaaaataaaggTGTAGCAACATTTTAAGTGCCTGAGTTATTCTAAGCAGAAGcttattaaaatgaataaatgaacaaTTAATAAAGTCtttaataaaagtaatttctgtttaaaaaaaccCTGCTTTCTTCATCTCTGACCCGACCTGTCTGACATATAGAAGCTATTCAGGAGCTGTTCAGAGCAAGACTGTTTCTCTTTCTATGTTTAGTGTAATTTTTCATCAGCATTCACAGCTGGTTTCTGTCCACCTTATTGTCACATGGTTCTTTCCATGGTTCACGTGTTTCTGCAACAAAAGGACTTCAGATGATTTAACCAATTCTTCCATTTCCAGTGAAATGACATTCATAAGCATTTACCTGAGACACATTGTGTGGAGTCTCTCCAGTATGGAAATGAAggtttaaaggaaaaaaaagaacatgtGACACTAAAATGTTTGCATCACCAGAGTCACACTTTCTACAGTGTGCTTTTCATCTAATCTGACAGTGACAGATACTGTATTTTAATTCCTTGTCAGTATTTCCTTTGATAGATGTTTAACTAAAACTCAGATATGAATCCACATGTGAAATCTACAGAAGAGGATGAGGGCCAagcaattataaaaaaataaaaccatcttgagattaaagttgttaaatttcgagaaaaaaatcgttaaagtttgagaaaaaagtctaaataaaatgttgagaataaactcgttaaattttgagaaaaaggtcgagataaaatgttgagaataaacttgttaaattacgagaaaaaagtcgagataaaatgttgagaataaagtcattcaattacgagaaaaaaatgttaaattacaagaacaaattcgttaaattatgagaaaaaatttgttaaatttcgagaaaaaagtcgagataaaatgttgagaataaacattaaattatgagaaaaaagtcgttaaattacaagaacaaattcgttaaattacgaatttgttctcataatttaacgactttttttctcataatttaacgaatttgttctcataatctaacaacttttttcttctaatttaacgagtttattctcattttatctcaacttttttcttgaaatgtaatgattttttttctcgtaatttaattagtttattctcaacattttatttagacttttttctcgtaatttaatgtttattctcaacattttgtttcgacttttttctcgaaatttatcaactttaatctcgaaatggttttatttttttattattgcttggtcctaatcctcttccgtagaaatCTCATTTAACtgtaaaactaaatttaaattatattatattatattatattaattatattatattatattaattatattatattatactatattatattaattatattatattatattatattatattatattatattaattatattatattatattatattatattatattatattatattatattatatttattatattatattatattatattatattatattatattcattgaCTGGTCGAGCAGTGTTCCAGATACACtttggctgcatctgaaattgcATACTCTCTTATTTTGAAGTAATTACTTCGTGACTGCTAAAGAAAGTTATATATTGTATGAAAGTGtttagtatgaatgtaatttggACATACCACATGTTGCCTGTATCACATGACCTACCAAACCAATGTCAGTTGCGTCACTTCATTGCCATTTACAAATCCTCTTCCGTGGCCTCATGGCATATTAAATTGTCCTTCATATGCACACTTTAGAATCTCGCCAGATAAAAGTacgtcatccgggtactttttgcctactctttcatgagtactgtgaatttggacatacttctttggtcacatactgtttttcgccaGCTTTATAGTAGgtaagtatgcgatttcggatgcagcctttCAGTCTGTACATTGTTaagccagtaggtggcagtaagtgattgtctttatgagtgagtttcaggccccgtttacactagtgcgttttctTTTTACTTTCATTCTACGAATCACACGTATGCACATCTGAGAAATAATCGTAAGATCAAATTTAGAACGGTTTCTgctcaacattttataaatgaggcccctggaTCCAACCTCGCCCCCTGGATCTCGTGTTCTGCAGCGAGGACCATCTTTGATTTGTGGGGAAATTTGCTCACACTTTTATAACTTGGCATGTCTGTTCTTGAACACAGGTCAGCTGGACCTTGATCTTGACTCTGAGTTTCTCCTGGTCAGCGTGGTTCAGATCCTGGGATTCAGCAACTCGGTGTGTAACCCGTTAATTTATGCCGCCCTCAACACCACCTTCAAGAGGGACCTGCTGGCTCTAATCACCCGAGGATGGAGCTCCGGCAGAAGAGGTTGCTGCTTTAGCCCGTGTTCATGTTGGTCCTGGAGGAGTCACAAACGAGTGGGCATATCAGCAGTGGAGTCAGTCGAACCCAGACAGACGACACCTAGACAGAGAGGGATTAGGTTGTGGAGTAAACCAGCTTGGGAAGCTGAACCAGAGAGGCCTACATCTAACATGTTTCCCCCCATGAATCTTCTTAGTGCCATCAAATCCAAAAAGACCTCCAGTACCATGATACTAAGTGTTATTGACCCTCCACACACAGACAGCACATCTGGTTCTGACCAGCCTTTCACAGGGATGCTGGGAGAGTGAATATCAACAGAATGAGATTGTAATGATACCTGAAACTTGCTGACTGGATCACTTAGAAGAAGGCAAGTGTCCTTCAAGAGTTTTAGTCAGtggcttttgtttttttgctctcAAAATTTCTCCCACAGCTAATGGTGTAGTTTCAACAACCTGCAGGTGCCCGTTTTCAGACTTTTGAAAGATGGCTTTTCTTTTGGAGGTCGATTAATGTCTGCACGATAAAGATGGGAGTGAGTCACCACTGAAACAAACTGAGATATGCTTCCAGTCTGACCTGAAGAATTCATATGGACAAGACCATCTACAGTATGTCgttagttttgttttggctCTGAGATCTTTTTCATGTGCACCTTTCTTAGACTATGGTAATTCTTTTCTTGCTGGATTGGATTATTTGTAGAATAATGTCTTTTAATGTCAGTTTTTGGAGAGCAGCACAAAAGATTATTTGATGATTATTTTTCTGTGCTTTTATTTCTCATATCTAGGAGTGTGTGCAGCCTCTCGCCTCAGGGAATGTGGTTTCTGTCTCCATGGATGGGCTCAAAGTCCACTGGAAGTTATTTGAGACAGCAGGAGCCTGCAGAGCTGTTTGGAGGTGCCCAGCTGAGTGCAGACGCCACATCTTCCATAAAGCCTAACCATGTGGATTTATAAAATGACAGCTGTAGAGTTTGCTAGAggcaatgttttaaaatttcagaTAACCTGGAGATAGATACAGATTGCCTGgcagaacacacacatttgtttggTACCCTGATACCTCAAGCTCATAGCATCAACATCATTTGAAtgattttattcattattttattaaaagatcatattttaaaagatgttcatttatttttctattgtGATACAAATAAAAGTAGCTTAGATAATTTAATAACTGTATAtcttggattattatattacattcaTTGACTATGTAAACATTTGCTTTTGatttgtttcatattaaaagtCTTAATAAGGTCTCTGCCTGGCATTCTCTGTTATGAAATGCTGCATGGCACTAAACTCTGTATTgtctttattaattattaataggCTACaaaatgggcaagtgtaaggatttgagcgagtttgaaaAGGGCcgaattgtgatggctagacgactgggtcagagcatctccaaaactgcagctcttgtggggtgttcctgatctgcagtggtcagtatctatcaaaagtggtccaaggaaggaacagtggtgaaccggcgacagtcatgagcggccaaggctcattgatgcacgtggggagggaaggctggcctgtgtggtcCAATCGAAACAGACGAGCTCCTGCAGCTCATATTGCTCAAGAatttaatgctggttctgacaGAAAAGTGTCAGAATACaaagtgcatcacagtttgtttgcATCTGGGACTGCtttgatgctttgggcaatgttctgctgggagaCCTtagtcctgccatccatgtgggttactttgacacataccaCCTACCAAGgtagtattccctggtggctgtggcctctttcagcaggataatgctccctgccacaaagcaaaaatagttcaggaatggtttgaggagcacaatgagtttgaggtgttgacgtGGCCTCCAAATTttccagatctcaatccaatcaagcatctgtgggatgtgctgaacaaacaagtctaatccatggaggccccaccttgCAACTTTAAAAACAGTCTTTCATTACCAACTATATATGGTAACATTTTaatgtcattgttacatatgttacatgtagttactatagtaataacaataaattatgcataattacatgcaactaatcccaaaccaaaccctaatcctatagtaagtacatgcagttacttaaaggtgccctagaacttttttttttaaaagatgtaatataagtctaaggtgtctcctgaatgtgtctgtgaagtttcagctcaaaataccccatagatttttttttttaattcatttttttaactgccttttggggaataattagaaatgagccgattcagggtgtgtggccctttaaatctggtgctccacgccccaagagctcgcgcttgccttaaacaacataaaaaaagttcaaatagctaatataaccctcaaaatggatctttacaaagtgttcctcATGCAGcgtgtaagtacagtatttatttggatgtttacatttgattctgaatgaatttgatagtgctccgtggctaaagctaacattacaccctgttggagagatttataaagaatgaagttgtgtttatgaattatacagactgcaagtgtttaataatgaaaatagcaacggctctcttgtctccgtgaatacagtaagaaacgatggtaactttaaccacatttaacagtacattagcaacatgctaaagaaacatttagaaagacaatttacaaatatcactaaaaatatcatgatatcaagaatcatgtcagttattattgctccatctgctatttttttgctattgtccttacttgcttacctagtctgttgcttcagctctgcacagatccagacgttttgcccttgtctaatgcctttcataatgttgggaacatgggctggcatatgcaaatattgttacataacagtcagtgttatgttgagattcgcctgttcttctgaggtcttttaaacaaatgagatttatataagaaggaggaaacaatggagtttgagactcactgtatgtcatttccacaTACTGAACTcatgttatttaactatgccaaggtaaattcaatttttgaatctatagggcacctttaatattactcagtacttaatgtataattacagtgtaacaaagacatctTAAAATAACCATATATATAAATTTCTGGTTTTCTCCCACTTTGTGGCAATCAGATAAGCTGGATAAAGTAGAGCCCCTACATGTTCTAGAGCTATGGCGTACTGAATGCTTGCTAAGCCGTAATGTTTGAGGATGGTCTGACAGGTCGTGCATCACTGGCTCCTGTGGTCACAAGTCATACAATTGCTGCTGGTGAACACTTTCATTGATTGGAATGTTTGACATGACCAATAAAATTTGAAAACACCACTATTTATAAAAACAGCAGTACACACGCATCATTTTCATGCTGTATGGGGACTTTAATAGACattgatttttatactgtacaaactgtattgtctttcccctaaccctaaatcTACCCaccaaaaaacataatttagtatgatttataaacttttttccttctactactactactactactactactactactactactactactactactactattattactactactactactactactactactactactactactactactactactactattactattactattactattactattactactactactactactactactactacaaataattaatataataatactactatttatataattaatatagtaACACTTCAGTACAGGAGCcacattcactattaactacaacttctGCCTCAATTAACTAAAttcactgcttattaatagtaaggtATACCATTTaaatttaggtattgggtaggattaagggatgtagaatgtggtcatgcagaataaggcattaatatgtgctttataagtactaattaAAAACAACCAATATACTAGAAATATGCAAACTAATAAGAAATTAGTTAAAAGTGAAGATtgaaccctaaaataaagtgttaccattaatGTTTAAGGCATCATAACACCATATATGAAAATAtcaattaaaattgaaaaaaagtttATCAGGCTTGTATAATTActctaatttgtttttaattttttaattattaaaaattgcaATACCTTTTCTTTCTTGGACTTCTGATGGATGAACTTGCCATGGAAActtattgatatttttttttattattatttatttataattttaaaacaaaaacattctaCAAACAACTTTGCAACAGCAAACATTTGACATTCATAAACGAGCAAACAATTGtctaagggaaaaaaaaaaaaaaaaaagatacaaaacTTCTACTCGTAGAGAGATATTGTGGAAAATAAAGCGTAGAATGAGTGGGCACTGAGGCATGCATCTGTGTTAGAGGCGTCAAGGCAGAAACAATGTGGCGtcaataaaaaactaaaaactgtATAAAAACCTCCGAAAACAGAAACAGATGGCACCAAACTGCTCAAACTTCTGCACCTACATCTGAAGAGACACTCAATGTTAAATTCAGTGCAAAAAGATGAAAGATGTGAGGAAAAATAACTTTAGATGTGAAAAAAGGTCCCTTGAAATTGATGCAGGTTTTTTCTCTTGTCATACAACTCTACGTCAATAGGTGGCAGTGCCTGCACTGTACGATAGCTCTACATTTTCATAATTAAACGGGGAAGCTCAAAGGAAGGGGGAGCCATTTTGTCCTGATCTGATTTCAGCTTTCCACACCAAATCAAACAAATCTGCTCAAAAGGGGAAGCTGATCTGAGACCTGTGTTCTGAAAATATATCCATCCCATTTCAAACACCGACACATCTACATAGCTATACAGCCGAGTCAGACGTCACAGTTCATTTACTGCTACGTAAATGAATTTAGAAGCCCTGTTTATTTAGATaacatcatttttaattttttcaattTGTTCCTTCGGTTTGGTTTTTAGGCAGTACTTCATTACGTTGAACTTAGGACTTCCATAAATATATATCTATTAGTTTCGTTTAATAGAATTCTTGACAACTATGTACATACTAGACAAAACTCAATTAAACTAAGTTTCTGGATGAGCATAAATTTCCTTCATCTTTTAACTATTC comes from Chanodichthys erythropterus isolate Z2021 chromosome 22, ASM2448905v1, whole genome shotgun sequence and encodes:
- the LOC137013269 gene encoding general transcription factor II-I repeat domain-containing protein 2-like, with product MSVAKKRKVDSECRVFKEEWTAKYFFTSIGQKAVCLICQESIAVFKDYNISRHFSSKHSNYAANLSSAEKANKALKLATNLKAQQNTFTKQCSIQESVTKASYVLAHKIAKHSKPFSDGEFVKDCMVETADILCPGSKSQFEKISLSRRTITRRIEVISEELLSELNIKADSFSLFSVALDESTDIRDTAQLLIFVRGINENFEITEELLGMESMMGTTRGVDLYDSVSVCLEKNNLPWTKLTSVTTDGSPNLTGKNTGLLKRLQDKVKDESPNSEELIFLHCIIHQEALCKSVLKLEKVVKVVVKLVNFIRARALNHRQFIQLLNETEAEHHDLLYHSNVRWLSLGSVFHRVWELKGEIATFLDAVGKTGDFPELQDTDWLADLAFGVDTLRHLNDLNLRLQGKDVFVHELYSNVKAFKAKLVLFSRQISSRDFAHFPTLAGLSTPVTQSRIERYSSTLIDLHAEFSRRFADFAKIETELELVSCPLSFDSEKAPPDTQLELIDIQCDSTLKEKFQTSPVNQFYASLDEKKFPNIKKLAQRMLVLFGSTYVCEQTYSVMNYNKSQRRSNLTNSHLSAILRISTSKITPDFDTLASSGDQAHCSH